Proteins from a genomic interval of Kitasatospora kifunensis:
- a CDS encoding Lrp/AsnC family transcriptional regulator produces MEDLDQRIVQLLVQDGRMSYTDLGKATGLSTSAVHQRVRRLEQRGVIRGYSAIINPDAVNLALTAFISVKPFDPSAPDDVPERLAPLPEIEACHSVAGDENYILKVRVGAPGDLEDLLARVRSAAGVSTRTTVVLSTPYEARPPKL; encoded by the coding sequence GTGGAGGATCTCGATCAGCGCATTGTCCAGCTGCTCGTCCAGGACGGGCGGATGAGCTACACCGACCTGGGCAAGGCCACCGGCCTGTCCACCTCGGCCGTCCACCAGCGGGTCCGCCGCTTGGAGCAGCGCGGTGTGATCCGCGGCTACTCCGCGATCATCAACCCGGACGCCGTCAACCTGGCGCTGACCGCTTTCATTTCGGTCAAGCCGTTCGACCCCAGCGCCCCGGACGACGTGCCCGAGCGGCTCGCCCCGCTGCCGGAGATCGAGGCCTGCCACAGCGTGGCGGGGGACGAGAACTACATCCTCAAGGTCCGGGTCGGCGCCCCCGGCGACCTGGAGGACCTGCTGGCCCGCGTCCGCAGCGCGGCCGGCGTCTCCACCCGCACCACCGTGGTGCTCTCCACCCCGTACGAGGCGCGGCCGCCCAAGCTCTGA
- a CDS encoding amidohydrolase, with protein MTERTSRTVLLRGGTVYSPADPFATAMLIEGEQIAWVGSEGAADAYASVADEVVDLAGALVTPAFVDAHVHATSAGLALTGLDLTDCASLPEALARIAAHARDTEGVLIGHGWDETRWPEGRPPTLTELDQAAGGAPLYLSRTDVHSALATSALRARTPGLAELPGHHPSAPLRGAAHHAVRHAALDQLTDDQRRQAQLATLRRAASLGIAALHECAGPEISSERDLTALLALAAEQQGPEVYGYWGELSEHGGVERARRLGAVGAGGDLFVDGAFGSRTACLHAPYADAADSGSTAESDVPHTGTAYLTADQVADHVTACTEASLQAGFHAIGDAAIDAVLTGVRAAADRLGPDRVKALRHRVEHAEALDDKTIAAFAELGLTASVQPAFDAAWGGAAGMYVQRLGVERAGALNPFAALLRAGVPLAFGSDAPVTALDPWGTVRAAAFHQTPQHRISVRAAFAAHTRGGWRALGRDQEGVLVPGAPATYALWRTGELVVQAPDQRVAGWSTDPRSGIPGLPDLTPGTELPTCLRTVVRGRTVYQRALSG; from the coding sequence ATGACCGAACGCACCTCCCGCACCGTGCTGCTGCGCGGCGGCACCGTCTACAGCCCGGCCGATCCCTTCGCCACCGCGATGCTGATCGAGGGCGAGCAGATCGCCTGGGTCGGCAGCGAGGGCGCCGCCGACGCCTACGCGAGCGTCGCGGACGAGGTGGTCGACCTGGCCGGTGCGCTGGTCACCCCGGCCTTCGTGGACGCCCACGTGCACGCCACCTCCGCCGGCCTCGCCCTGACCGGCCTCGACCTGACCGACTGCGCCTCGCTGCCCGAGGCGCTGGCGCGGATCGCCGCGCACGCGCGCGACACCGAGGGCGTGCTGATCGGCCACGGCTGGGACGAGACCCGCTGGCCCGAGGGCCGCCCGCCGACCCTGACGGAGCTGGACCAGGCGGCCGGCGGCGCCCCCCTCTACCTCTCGCGCACCGACGTGCACTCCGCGCTGGCCACCAGCGCACTGCGCGCCCGCACCCCTGGCCTGGCCGAGCTGCCCGGCCACCACCCCAGCGCACCGCTGCGCGGCGCCGCCCACCACGCGGTGCGCCACGCCGCCCTCGACCAGCTGACGGACGATCAGCGCCGCCAGGCCCAACTCGCCACCCTGCGGCGGGCCGCCTCGCTCGGCATCGCCGCGCTGCACGAGTGCGCCGGCCCCGAGATCTCCTCCGAGCGTGACCTGACCGCCCTGCTGGCGCTGGCCGCCGAGCAGCAGGGGCCCGAGGTCTACGGCTACTGGGGCGAGCTGAGCGAGCACGGCGGGGTGGAGCGGGCCCGTCGGCTCGGCGCGGTCGGCGCCGGCGGCGACCTCTTCGTGGACGGCGCGTTCGGCTCCCGCACGGCCTGCCTGCACGCCCCCTACGCCGACGCCGCTGACAGCGGGTCCACCGCCGAGAGTGACGTACCGCACACCGGCACCGCCTACCTGACGGCCGATCAGGTGGCCGACCACGTCACCGCCTGCACCGAGGCCAGCCTGCAGGCCGGGTTCCACGCGATCGGTGACGCCGCGATCGACGCCGTGCTGACCGGCGTGCGGGCGGCCGCCGACCGCCTGGGCCCGGACCGGGTCAAGGCGCTGCGCCACCGGGTGGAGCACGCCGAGGCACTGGACGACAAGACCATCGCCGCCTTCGCCGAACTGGGCCTGACCGCCTCGGTGCAGCCGGCCTTCGACGCCGCCTGGGGCGGCGCGGCGGGCATGTACGTGCAGCGGCTGGGCGTCGAGCGAGCCGGTGCGCTCAACCCGTTCGCCGCGCTGCTGCGGGCCGGCGTACCGCTGGCCTTCGGCTCCGACGCCCCGGTCACCGCGCTGGACCCGTGGGGCACGGTGCGGGCGGCCGCCTTCCACCAGACCCCGCAGCACCGGATCTCGGTGCGGGCCGCCTTCGCCGCGCACACCCGGGGCGGCTGGCGGGCGCTGGGCCGCGACCAGGAGGGCGTGCTGGTCCCCGGTGCGCCGGCCACCTACGCGCTGTGGCGCACCGGCGAACTGGTGGTCCAGGCCCCTGACCAGCGGGTGGCCGGCTGGTCCACCGACCCGCGCTCGGGCATTCCCGGCCTGCCCGACCTCACCCCGGGCACCGAGTTGCCCACCTGCCTGCGCACGGTGGTCCGCGGCCGAACCGTGTACCAGCGTGCGCTATCGGGCTGA